Proteins co-encoded in one Malus sylvestris chromosome 7, drMalSylv7.2, whole genome shotgun sequence genomic window:
- the LOC126627881 gene encoding synaptotagmin-3-like: MGILSTFFGIVGFGIGSLVGLLVGFYLFIYSEPEEVKDPVIRPLHELDSSTLQGLLPEIPMWVKFSDFERVDWLNKFLLDIWPYLDKALCCTIRNTAEPIFAEYIGKYRIEAIEFDKLSLGSLPPIIYGLKVYETNENELIIEPAFRWAGNPNIVVVLKLLSLRITVQLVDLQVFAAPRVTLKPLVPTFPCFASIVVSLLEKPHVDFGIKILGGDIMAIPGLYRFVQETIKNQVASLYLWPRTLEIPVLDASIVAKKPVGILHVKVVRALKLLKMDILGSSDPYVKLNLTEDKLPTKQTTVKMNKLNPEWNEKFRLIVKDPQTQALELQLYDWDKVGRHDKLGMQLVPLKVLTPGATKEFVLDLVKNTNINDPQNKKRRGQVIVELAFVPFKSESSKHNGTSNGYGKSESGKSLESDESLSGAGVLSILIQGAEDVEGEHHSNPYALLCFRGEVKKTKMIRKSRNPLWNEDFQFMLDEPPLHDKIRIELKSKSRALIRAKESLGYVEINLADVVHNGRINEKFHLIDSHNGRIHAELSWTKA; this comes from the exons atgggaaTTTTAAGCACCTTCTTTGGAATTGTCGGCTTTGGCATTGGAAGTCTGGTGGGACTCTTGGTGGGTTTCTATCTCTTCATCTATTCAGAGCCTGAGGAAGTGAAG GATCCAGTTATCAGGCCGCTGCATGAATTAGATTCTAGCACTTTGCAAGGTCTTCTACCTGAAATACCAATGTGggttaaattttccgattttgaACGA GTAGACTGGCTAAACAAGTTTCTCTTGGACATTTGGCCTTACCTTGACAAG GCGCTTTGTTGTACAATAAGAAACACGGCAGAACCTATCTTCGCAGAGTACATTGGGAAGTATCGCATTGAGGCAATTGAATTTGACAAGTTAAGTCTGGGAAGTCTGCCACCCATAATCTATG GTCTAAAAGTTTATGAGACTAATGAGAATGAATTAATCATAGAACCGGCATTTAGATGGGCTGGCAATCCCAACATAGTTGtggttttaaagttgttgtctCTAAGAATTACGGTTCAG TTAGTGGATTTGCAAGTATTTGCAGCACCACGGGTTACTCTGAAACCTCTTGTGCCGACGTTTCCATGTTTTGCAAGCATTGTCGTGTCTTTATTGGAGAAG CCACATGTTGATTTTGGAATCAAAATATTGGGTGGGGACATCATGGCCATACCAGGCCTCTATCGGTTTGTTCAG GAGACCATTAAAAACCAAGTTGCAAGCCTCTACCTATGGCCTCGAACACTGGAAATACCTGTTCTTGATGCTTCAAT AGTGGCCAAGAAGCCTGTAGGGATACTTCATGTGAAGGTCGTCCGAGCACTGAAACTTTTGAAGATGGACATCTTGGGAAGTTCCGATCCTTACGTCAAACTAAACCTTACTGAAGATAAGTTGCCCACAAAGCAAACCACTGTCAAGATGAATAAGTTGAATCCTGAGTGGAATGAGAAGTTCAGACTTATTGTGAAAGACCCCCAAACTCAAGCTCTCGAGTTGCAACTCTATGATTGGGACAAG GTTGGCAGACATGACAAATTGGGAATGCAGTTAGTTCCTCTGAAAGTGCTAACGCCCGGTGCGACAAAGGAATTTGTGCTAGATTTGGTCAAGAACACAAATATCAATGATCCTCAAAACAAGAAGCGTAGGGGGCAAGTTATAGTGGAGCTTGCTTTTGTTCCTTTCAAATCAGAAAGCAGTAAGCATAATGGAACTAGTAATGGATATGGGAAAAGCGAAAGTGGAAAGTCATTAGAGAGTGATGAGTCCCTCAGCGGAGCTGGTGTACTATCCATTTTGATCCAGGGAGCTGAGGACGTAGAAGGGGAGCATCACAGCAATCCTTATGCTTTGCTTTGCTTTAGAGGAGAAGTAAAGAAAACTAAG ATGATAAGAAAATCCCGCAATCCACTTTGGAATGAAGATTTCCAATTTATGCTTGATGAGCCTCCTTTGCATGACAAGATTCGTATCGAGCTCAAGAGCAAAAGCAGAGCCCTAATCCGAGCAAAG GAATCACTAGGATACGTGGAAATTAATCTTGCCGATGTGGTACACAACGGACGCATCAATGAAAAGTTCCATTTGATTGACTCCCACAATGGAAGGATACATGCAGAGCTAAGTTGGACAAAGGCCTGA
- the LOC126630537 gene encoding E3 ubiquitin-protein ligase WAV3-like has protein sequence MGSKWRKAKLALGLNLCLYLPKTLEDSSPSFVDSAERLSDAALLSPANWADGSSRPTTPTPSSNGLKLSRNGSKSSKQTCSICLTKMKQGGGHALFTAECSHSFHFHCITSNVKHGNQICPVCRAKWKEIPEQGPSLDPPPGRAAIGPVGWPQNDALMTVVRRLPPSRRDLSRPHIMPLYQAHEPAVFNDDESLDQPVFAERSSCDKNGADDNLVRMIEIKTFPEVSAVSKSNSCGNFTVLIHLKAATSITRQNPSRNQSTLPPQFSQNHRAPVDLVTVLDTSGSMAGTKLALLKRAMGFVIQNLGSNDRLSVIAFSSTARRLFPLRRMTDTGRQQALQAVNSLVANGGTNIAEGLRKGGKVLEDRRGKNPVASIILLSDGQDTYTISGSGPNQSQPNYKLLLPLSIHGGDNTGFQIPVHAFGFGGDHDASSMHSISEISGGTFSFIETEAVIQDAFAQCIGGLLSVVVQELQVAVECVNTSLRLGSLKAGSYPSRVMADGLKWVIDVGGMYADEERDFLVSVNVPTESCSNVTSLIKVKCIYKDPLNKEMATIESEEVRIERPDVVGQAVVSIEVDRQRNRLQAAEAMAQARAAAELGDLAGAVSTLEICRRVLSDTVSAKSQDHLCVALDAELKEMQERMASRHVYEASGRAYILSGLSSHSWQRATARGDSTDGSSLVQAYQTPSMVEMLTRSQATLLGSPSAQRLVRPTKAEVII, from the exons ATGGGGAGCAAATGGAGGAAAGCAAAGCTTGCACTGGGGCTGAATCTGTGTTTATATCTTCCCAAAACACTAGAGGATTCATCTCCCTCCTTTGTGGACTCAGCTGAGAGGTTGTCTGATGCTGCCCTGCTTTCACCTGCCAATTGGGCCGATGGCTCCTCCAGGCCTACCACTCCAACTCCATCCTCCAATGGTTTGAAGCTCTCCAGAAATGGAAGCAAATCCTCAAAG CAAACGTGCTCGATATGCTTAACCAAAATGAAACAAGGAGGTGGCCATGCTCTTTTCACCGCTGAATGTTCACATTCTTTTCATTTTCACTGCATCACATCAAACGTGAAACATGGCAACCAAATTTGCCCAGTTTGTAGGGCAAAGTGGAAAGAAATCCCAGAGCAGGGTCCTAGTTTGGATCCTCCCCCTGGAAGGGCAGCTATTGGTCCGGTAGGTTGGCCCCAAAATGATGCTTTGATGACTGTGGTTCGCCGACTTCCTCCTTCTCGAAGAGACTTGAGCCGACCACACATCATGCCACTTTACCAGGCTCATGAGCCAGCTGTATTTAATGATGATGAATCCTTAGACCAACCTGTGTTTGCTGAGAGAAGCTCGTGCGATAAAAATGGTGCAGATGACAATTTGGTTAGGATGATAGAGATCAAAACATTCCCAGAGGTTTCAGCTGTTTCAAAATCCAATTCTTGCGGCAATTTTACAGTTTTGATCCATCTGAAAGCGGCTACTTCAATTACAAGACAAAATCCTAGCAGAAATCAGTCCACTTTGCCGCCTCAGTTTTCTCAGAATCATCGTGCTCCAGTAGACCTAGTCACAGTGCTTGACACCAGCGGTAGCATGGCAGGAACCAAGCTTGCATTGCTGAAAAGGGCTATGGGGTTCGTAATACAGAATCTTGGCTCCAATGACAGACTCTCGGTTATTGCATTCTCTTCAACAGCACGTCGCCTCTTTCCCCTCCGCCGGATGACTGACACTGGACGCCAGCAGGCATTGCAAGCTGTTAACTCTCTGGTCGCAAATGGTGGGACCAACATTGCCGAGGGCCTAAGGAAGGGTGGCAAGGTATTGGAAGATCGAAGGGGAAAGAATCCTGTTGCCAGTATAATACTGTTGTCAGATGGGCAGGACACTTATACCATCAGTGGCTCTGGGCCTAACCAATCTCAGCCAAATTATAAGTTGCTCCTCCCTTTGTCTATTCATGGCGGTGACAATACAGGCTTCCAGATTCCAGTGCATGCATTTGGATTTGGTGGAGATCATGATGCATCATCGATGCACTCAATTTCAGAGATATCTGGGGGAACATTTTCTTTCATTGAGACAGAAGCTGTCATCCAGGATGCATTTGCACAATGCATTGGAGGGCTTTTGAGTGTTGTGGTGCAAGAGCTGCAGGTGGCAGTTGAGTGTGTGAACACAAGTCTCCGCCTCGGTTCACTAAAAGCAGGAAGCTACCCAAGTCGTGTGATGGCTGATGGACTGAAATGGGTAATTGATGTTGGAGGTATGTACGCTGATGAAGAGAGGGATTTTCTGGTTTCAGTAAATGTCCCAACAGAGTCTTGTAGCAATGTAACATCATTGATAAAGGTGAAATGCATTTACAAGGATCCCTTAAATAAAGAAATGGCGACAATAGAGAGTGAAGAAGTTAGAATCGAGAGACCTGATGTAGTTGGGCAAGCAGTAGTGTCAATAGAAGTGGACAGGCAACGTAATAGGCTCCAGGCGGCCGAGGCAATGGCTCAAGCACGAGCTGCAGCTGAGCTGGGAGACTTAGCTGGTGCAGTTTCAACCCTTGAAATTTGTCGAAGGGTATTGTCAGACACCGTGTCAGCAAAATCCCAAGACCATCTGTGTGTAGCATTGGATGCTGAGCTCAAGGAAATGCAAGAGAGGATGGCAAGCAGACATGTGTACGAGGCATCTGGCAGAGCATACATCCTTTCAGGATTAAGCTCACACTCATGGCAACGAGCGACAGCTAGAGGTGACTCTACTGATGGTTCGAGTCTTGTTCAGGCTTATCAAACCCCATCAATGGTCGAGATGCTTACTAGATCTCAAGCTACATTGTTGGGTAGTCCATCAGCCCAGCGGCTAGTCCGACCAACCAAAGCCGAGGTAATCATATAG
- the LOC126630213 gene encoding protein ALP1-like, with amino-acid sequence MSSSSSSKMMWEIEQEEEELFNQSQGMFNVRDWAQNEMEEDDERRRRDDESRMAGASQSRRVVQAVAHICRPNRAVNIDRNRQRRGQELLDDYFVRNSAFPETYFRRRFRMERHLFNKIMGAVCNHDSYFVQKPDAFGAMGLLPQQKITAALRMLAYGAAADQVDEITRMGQSTILESLMRFCSAIESIYTAEYLRRPTHMDLQRLLKKGEMRGFPGMIGSIDCMHWTWKNCPSAWQGAYGDRKGSKSIILEAVASFDTWIWHAFFGVPGAQNDLNVLAQSPVFNDVLQGNAPKVTYEVNGRMYDGPYYLADGIYPRWSTFVKTVPRPRSAKEKHFARCQEGCRKDVERCFGILQARWAIIRGAARLFDVESLRSIMMTCIILHNMIVEDEYDYEAVDEYEPDTMNNSRTRIYCAHDATDEPVYDVRLKLRKKRFCGSSKGWLIAVEKDFRITLINPFRRIKGRRMMEISTVDLPPITIEGWTVENSTASKCEYCVIKATFSADPILHPNQCTVTVTYLGQLQLAFFRLGKDIGS; translated from the exons atgtcttcttcttcttcttcaaagatgatgtgggaaatcgagcaagaagaggaagaattgtttaaccaatcacaAGGAATGTTCAATGTTAGGGATTGggcccaaaatgagatggaagaggatgacgaGCGTAGACGGAGAGATGACGAATCAAGAATGGCAGGAGCCTCACAATCCCGTCGAGTCGTCCAAGCTGTGGCTCATATCTGCAGGCCCAACCGTGCTGTAAACATTGATAGAAACAGGCAACGACGAGGTCAGGAgctcttggacgattattttgtccgtaacagtgcattccctgaAACATACTtccgacgtcgttttagaatggaacgacatttgttcaacaaaatcatgggcgctgtttgcaaccatgattcttactttgtgcaaaagccggatgcttttggtgctatgggtctcctgcctcagcaaaaaattactgctgccttgcggatgcttgcatatggagcagctgcagaccaagtggacgagataacgaggatgggacaatcaaccattcttgagtccctcATGAGGTTTTGTTCggcaatcgaatctatctacaccgcagagtacctccggaGACCTACTCatatggacttgcaaaggcttctgaagaaaggcgagatgcgaggttttccagggatgattggaagcattgattgtatgcactggacttggaaaaactgtccaagtgcatggcaaggcgcttatggggacagaaaaggatcaaaaagtatcattttggaggcggtggcatcttttgatacatggatttggcacgcctttttcggggttccgggagctcaaaatgacctcaacgtccttgcccaatccccagtgttcaacgatgtcctgcaaggaaatgcaccaaaagtcacgtatgaGGTCAATGGACGTATGtacgacgggccatactacctagctgatggcatttacccaaggtggtcaacatttgtcaaaacagtgccacgtccgcgcagtgcaaaggaaaaacactttgcaagatgtcaagaagggtgcaggaaggatgtggagcgttgtttcggtatcctccaagctcgctgggcgatcatcaggggtgctgccagattgtttgatgtagagtcgcttcgatccatcatgatgacgtgcatcattcttcacaacatgattgtggaagatgagtacgattatgaagccgttgatgaatatgagccagacacgatgaacaattcaagaacacgtatatattgtgctcatgatgcCACCGATGAGccc GTTTATGATGTGCGGTTAAAACTGCGGAAAAAGCGGTTTTGTGGTTCTTCAAAAGGATGGTTAATAGCTGTGGAAAAGGATTTTAGAATAACCCTGATAAATCCATTCCGCAGGATCAAGGGGAGGAGAATGATGGAAATTTCAACTGTTGACCTTCCTCCAATAACGATTGAGGGCTGGACAGTTGAGAACTCAACAGCTAGTAAATGTGAATATTGTGTTATCAAGGCCACATTTTCAGCAGATCCCATATTGCATCCAAACCAGTGCACTGTCACGGTGACGTACTTGGGTCAATTGCAATTGGCTTTTTTTAGACTTGGTAAAGACATAGGGAGctga